A stretch of the Nicotiana tabacum cultivar K326 chromosome 6, ASM71507v2, whole genome shotgun sequence genome encodes the following:
- the LOC107808694 gene encoding putative methyltransferase PMT11 yields MKGLSGDLLRSTTVIKVLAFVFLAVAFFYFGKHWSDGSSQQLLFFNSRQNPSGLISPSAVSLSSNFNKTYDLSTVINDTNRQQAGEVSIPPPPAVTLSPSPPPPSAVQHMGLLDENGVMKEDFAVGDYDPDVVENWPGVGNETDLSENNKVVKVKKFGLCPESMREYIPCLDNVEAIQKLNSTEKGDKFERHCPEKDKGLNCLVPAPRGYQAPIPWPRSRDEVWFSNVPHARLVEDKGGQNWITIDKDKFKFPGGGTQFIHGADQYLDQIEKMVPEIAFGRHTRVALDIGCGVASFGAYLLSRNVLALSIAPKDVHENQIQFALERGVPAMVAAFATHRLMYPSQAFELIHCSRCRINWTRDDGILLLEVNRMLRAGGYFVWAAQPVYKHEAALEEQWEEMVNLTTRLCWKLVKKEGYIAIWQKPLNNSCYLSREEGSQPPLCDPQDDPDNVWYVDLKACITRLPEEGYGANITTWPSRLHDPPERLQSIQLDAYISRKELFRAESRFWKEIIESYVRALHWKNFKLRNVLDMRAGFGGFAAALVENQLDCWVLNVVPVSGRNTLPIIYDRGLLGVMHDWCEPFDTYPRTYDLLHAHGLFSIERKRCNISTIMLEMDRLLRPGGRIYIRDSLAVMDELQEVGKAMGWHVSLRDTSEGPHASYRILTCDKRLLRA; encoded by the exons TTCTTCTACTTCGGCAAACATTGGTCTGATGGATCGTCTCAACAGCTCCTTTTCTTCAATTCGCGCCAAAACCCATCTGGGCTCATCTCTCCTTCAGCTGTTTCTCTTTCCTccaatttcaataaaacttatgATTTATCCACTGTTATTAACGATACCAACAGACAGCAAGCGGGTGAAGTTTCAATTCCGCCACCGCCGGCGGTTACTTTGTCTCCTTCCCCACCGCCACCGTCGGCGGTGCAGCATATGGGTTTATTGGACGAGAATGGAGTAATGAAGGAAGATTTCGCGGTGGGGGATTATGATCCGGATGTTGTGGAGAATTGGCCGGGTGTTGGAAACGAGACAGATTTGTCGGAAAACAATAAGGTTGTTAAGGTTAAGAAATTCGGGCTCTGTCCTGAGAGTATGAGGGAGTACATTCCGTGCCTTGACAATGTGGAGGCTATCCAAAAGCTGAATTCAACGGAGAAAGGTGATAAATTCGAACGGCATTGTCCTGAAAAAGATAAGGGGTTGAATTGCTTGGTTCCTGCACCTAGAGGTTACCAAGCTCCAATTCCATGGCCCAGGAGCCGTGATGAG GTTTGGTTCAGCAATGTTCCCCATGCACGTCTAGTTGAAGATAAAGGGGGTCAAAATTGGATCACCATAGACAAGGACAAGTTCAAATTTCCTGGTGGCGGCACCCAGTTCATACATGGAGCTGATCAGTATTTGGATCAGATTGAGAAG ATGGTCCCTGAAATTGCATTTGGTCGTCATACCCGAGTTGCTTTGGATATTGGTTGCGGCGTAGCAAGCTTTGGTGCTTATTTACTATCACGGAATGTGCTCGCTCTGTCAATTGCTCCAAAAGATGTTCATGAAAACCAGATTCAATTTGCTCTTGAGCGCGGGGTGCCTGCAATGGTGGCTGCATTTGCAACACATCGGTTAATGTATCCCAGCCAGGCATTTGAATTAATCCATTGTTCAAGGTGTAGGATCAATTGGACTCGTGATG ATGGTATTTTACTATTGGAGGTGAACAGGATGCTCCGTGCCGGAGGATATTTTGTTTGGGCTGCACAACCCGTTTATAAGCATGAAGCTGCCCTAGAAGAACAATGGGAAG AGATGGTTAATCTAACAACCCGTCTTTGCTGGAAGCTTGTGAAGAAGGAAGGTTATATTGCAATATGGCAGAAGCCTTTAAACAACAGTTGCTATTTAAGCCGCGAAGAAGGATCCCAACCGCCGCTTTGTGATCCACAGGATGATCCAGACAATGTTTG GTATGTTGATCTGAAAGCTTGTATTACGAGACTACCAGAAGAAGGATATGGTGCAAATATTACCACATGGCCTTCACGCCTTCACGATCCACCAGAGAGGCTCCAGAGCATACAACTTGATGCATATATATCTAGAAAAGAGCTTTTCAGGGCAGAGTCAAGATTCTGGAAAGAAATAATTGAAAGTTATGTCCGTGCCTTGCACTGGAAGAACTTCAAACTTAGAAATGTGTTGGATATGCGAGCTGGTTTTGGAGG ATTTGCTGCAGCATTGGTTGAAAATCAACTGGATTGCTGGGTTCTAAATGTTGTCCCTGTTAGTGGCCGAAATACCTTACCCATCATATATGACCGTGGACTACTTGGAGTCATGCATGACTG GTGTGAACCATTTGATACTTACCCAAGAACATATGACTTGTTGCATGCGCATGGTCTCTTCTCCATTGAAAGGAAAAG ATGCAACATATCCACAATCATGCTTGAAATGGATCGGTTATTAAGACCTGGTGGACGGATATACATCCGTGATTCTCTTGCTGTTATGGATGAACTTCAGGAAGTTGGAAAAGCCATGGGTTGGCACGTATCTCTGAGGGACACATCTGAGGGTCCTCATGCAAGTTACAGGATTTTGACATGTGACAAACGTCTTTTACGAGCCTGA
- the LOC107808692 gene encoding protein HESO1, with the protein MNGYSLLEHTLRNILRSINPLDEDWSMRFQLIDELRAMVENIESLRGATVEPFGSFVSNLFTRWGDLDISIELPNGSYISSAGKKYKLSLLEDVRKALKAKGGCRKLQFITNARVPILKFQGNYNISCDISINNLSGQMKSKILYWINMIDGRFRDMVLLVKEWAKAHNINDSKAGTLNSYSLSLLVVFHFQTCVPAILPPLKEIYPGNMVDDLTGVRASAEKFIEETCATNINRLILNKSRAINKSSLSELFISFIAKFCDISSKASAQGISPFTGQWEDIEGNMRWLPKTYTIFVEDPFEQPANAARGVSSKQLTRIAEAFRRTHFMLISSNQNQNEVISTLVKPHVSKFVARTPAGNQNNYSRNGLRPQVQAQRAIKPPLQVQHQLQAQRAIPPPMRAQHQLHAQRAVLPPIQAQIQLQAQRPVYPPFQAHRLQDKRVDRNQNSSAQRPTQANRVQTQPIWRPKSDR; encoded by the exons ATGAATGGCTACAGCTTGTTGGAGCATACTCTTCGGAATATACTTCGCTCTATCAATCCGTTGGATGAGGATTGGTCTATGAGATTTCAACTCATTGATGAACTTCGAGCCATGGTTGAAAACATAGAAAGCCTGAGAG GGGCAACTGTAGAGCCATTTGGATCTTTCGTGTCAAATCTTTTTACAAGATGGGGAGATCTTGATATTTCCATTGAGTTGCCCAATGGATCATATATCTCATCTGCTGGGAAGAAGTACAAACTAAGTCTACTAGAGGATGTGCGAAAAGCTCTGAAAGCTAAAG GTGGATGCCGAAAGCTGCAATTTATTACCAATGCAAGAGTCCCAATCTTGAAGTTTCAGGGCAATTACAATATTTCTTGTGATATATCAATCAATAATTTGAGTGGCCAAATGAAGTCCAAAATATTATACTGGATCAACATGATTGATGGACGATTTCGTGATATGGTTTTACTG GTGAAAGAATGGGCTAAGGCACATAATATTAATGATTCGAAGGCTGGAACTTTGAACTCATATTCTCTCAGCTTGTTAGTTGTGTTCCACTTTCAG ACATGTGTGCCTGCAATTTTACCACCTCTTAAAGAAATATATCCAGGAAATATGGTTGATGATCTTACAG GTGTTAGGGCTAGTGCAGAGAAGTTCATTGAAGAAACATGTGCTACAAATATAAATCGACTTATATTAAATAAGTCACGAGCGATTAATAAGAGTTCTCTGTCTGAGCTTTTCATCTCATTCATTGCAAAG TTCTGCGACATCAGCTCAAAAGCCTCTGCTCAAGGAATTAGCCCATTCACTGGCCAGTGGGAAGATATTGAGGGCAACATGAGATGGCTGCCTAAGACATACACAATATTT GTTGAGGATCCCTTTGAGCAGCCAGCTAATGCAGCAAGGGGTGTAAGCAGTAAACAACTAACAAGAATAGCAGAAGCATTCAGGAGGACCCACTTTATGCTTATTTCATCGAATCAAAATCAGAATGAAGTTATTTCTACTCTTGTTAAGCCACATGTATCGAAGTTTGTGGCAAGAACTCCTGCTGGAAATCAAAATAACTACAGTAGAAATGGCCTTAGGCCGCAAGTTCAGGCGCAGAGAGCTATAAAGCCACCATTACAAGTACAACATCAGCTTCAGGCCCAGAGAGCTATACCGCCACCAATGCGAGCACAACATCAGCTTCATGCACAGAGAGCTGTACTGCCACCAATCCAAGCACAAATTCAGCTTCAGGCACAGAGACCCGTATATCCACCATTTCAAGCACATCGGCTTCAGGACAAAAGGGTGGACAGGAATCAGAATTCGTCGGCGCAGAGACCCACTCAGGCTAATCGTGTTCAAACACAGCCAATATGGAGGCCAAAATCGGACAGATAG